From a region of the Epinephelus fuscoguttatus linkage group LG21, E.fuscoguttatus.final_Chr_v1 genome:
- the nup58 gene encoding nucleoporin p58/p45 isoform X4, with product MSGFNFGSGTLGASSTGGGFSFGGAASAPAANTGGFSIGTALGTAAATPAAAAATSTTPSLGLGGSLFGQKPTTGFSFNTPASSAAAPTTGLTLGAPASTAASTGFSLAFNKPTASATPFSLTTASTSSSAPAGLSFGSVLTSTAPQQPAAAGFTLGLGGSTTTTAAASTGPSLGASCFSNTLSTGLGQTTLGGGGGLTLGSLLATSTATSAAPAPSIGLGGVDFSTSSESKSDTSSGANAQDSKALKDENLPPVICQDVENFQKFVKDQKQVQEDISRMSSKAISKVQDDIKSLKQLLSVSASGLQRQALAIDKLKLETAQELKNADIALRTQKTPPGLQHENTAPSDYFRSLVEQFEVQLQQYRQQIEELENHLTTQSSGSHITPQDLTMAMQKLYQTFVAQAAQLQSVHENVKILKHQYLSYRRAFLEDSTDVFESKRASNRKWQNTPRVTTGPAPFSSVPNAAAVAMAATLTQQQQPTPGFGSSSSSGFNFSNPGLNPSAGLTFGVSNPTAAGFGTAPLLQLKKPPAGNKRGKR from the exons ATGTCCGGCTTTAACTTTGGATCAGGGACTCTTGGAGCCTCCAGCACCGGTGGGGGATTCTCATTTGGGGGCGCAGCCAG TGCGCCTGCAGCCAACACTGGTGGCTTCTCTATCGGGACTGCTCTAGGCACAGCAGCTGCAACCCCTGCTGCCGCCGCCGCCACCAGCACCACCCCGTCTCTCGGTTTAGGAGGCAGTCTTTTTGGTCAGAAACCTACTACAGGATTCTCTTTTAACACACCTGCCTCAA GCGCTGCTGCACCCACTACAGGCCTTACATTAg GTGCCCCAGCTTCTACAGCTGCGTCCACTGGATTCAGCTTGGCCTTCAATAAGCCCACCGCCTCAGCGACACCCTTTTCCCTCACCACGGCTTCCACCTCCTCATCAGCCCCTGCAGGGTTATCATTTGGCTCTGTCCTGACGTCCACAGCTCcacagcagcctgcagcagcaGGCTTCACCCTCGGTCTTGGTGGCTcaacaaccaccacagcagCTGCCTCAACAGGCCCATCACTGGGTGCAAGTTGCTTCTCCAACACTTTGTCTACAG GTTTGGGTCAGACCACTCTTGGAGGCGGAGGCGGGTTAACGTTGGGTTCTCTTTTAGCTACCTCCACAGCAACATCAGCGGCACCTGCCCCCAGTATCGGCCTGGGCGGTGTCGACTTCAGCACTTCCTCTGAGAGCAAGAGCGACACATCATCTGGAGCCAATGCACA GGACAGTAAAGCTTTGAAAGATGAGAACCTGCCCCCAGTTATTTGTCAGGATGTCGAGAATTTCCA AAAATTTGTTAAAGACCAGAAACAGGTTCAAGAGGACATCAGTAGGATGTCATCAAAGGCCATTTCTAAAGTCCAGGATGACATCAAGAGCCTCAAACAGCTTCTCTCGGTCAGTGCCAGCGGGCTGCAGCGCCAAGCTCTCGCCATCGACAAGCTAAAGCTGGAGACAGCACAG GAGCTGAAAAATGCTGATATAGCACTGCGTACACAAAAGACTCCCCCTGGACTTCAGCATGAGAACACAGCTCCATCAGA TTATTTCCGTAGCCTGGTAGAGCAGTTTGaggtgcagctgcagcagtacCGACAGCAGATAGAAGAACTGGAGAACCACCTGACAACGCAGAGCAGTGGCTCCCACATCACTCCTCAGg ACCTGACCATGGCCATGCAGAAGTTGTACCAGACGTTTGTTGCGCAGGCTGCCCAGCTCCAGTCTGTCCATGAGAATGTCAAG attttgaAGCACCAGTACCTCTCCTACCGCCGGGCCTTCCTGGAAGACTCTACAGACGTCTTTGAGTCCAAACGGGCGTCGAACAGGAAGTGGCAGAATACGCCGCGAGTCACGACCGGACCCGCTCCGTTTTCCAGTGTGCCCAACGCTGCAGCGGTTGCCATGGCAGCCACGTTGACCCAGCAACAGCAGCCAACTCCAG GTTTcggtagcagcagcagctcaggctTTAACTTCAGTAACCCCGGCCTCAACCCCTCAGCCGGCCTGACATTTGGCGTGTCTAACCCAACTGCGGCAGGCTTCGGCACGGCGCCCCTTCTCCAGCTCAAGAAGCCCCCTGCTGGTAATAAAAGGGGCAAGAGATag
- the nup58 gene encoding nucleoporin p58/p45 isoform X3, with translation MSGFNFGSGTLGASSTGGGFSFGGAASAPAANTGGFSIGTALGTAAATPAAAAATSTTPSLGLGGSLFGQKPTTGFSFNTPASSAAAPTTGLTLGAPASTAASTGFSLAFNKPTASATPFSLTTASTSSSAPAGLSFGSVLTSTAPQQPAAAGFTLGLGGSTTTTAAASTGPSLGASCFSNTLSTGLGQTTLGGGGGLTLGSLLATSTATSAAPAPSIGLGGVDFSTSSESKSDTSSGANAQDSKALKDENLPPVICQDVENFQKFVKDQKQVQEDISRMSSKAISKVQDDIKSLKQLLSVSASGLQRQALAIDKLKLETAQELKNADIALRTQKTPPGLQHENTAPSDYFRSLVEQFEVQLQQYRQQIEELENHLTTQSSGSHITPQDLTMAMQKLYQTFVAQAAQLQSVHENVKILKHQYLSYRRAFLEDSTDVFESKRASNRKWQNTPRVTTGPAPFSSVPNAAAVAMAATLTQQQQPTPGFGGGPGFGGVGTGGSSFAFSSASKPTGGSLSAGFGSSSSSGFNFSNPGLNPSAGLTFGVSNPTAAGFGTAPLLQLKKPPAGNKRGKR, from the exons ATGTCCGGCTTTAACTTTGGATCAGGGACTCTTGGAGCCTCCAGCACCGGTGGGGGATTCTCATTTGGGGGCGCAGCCAG TGCGCCTGCAGCCAACACTGGTGGCTTCTCTATCGGGACTGCTCTAGGCACAGCAGCTGCAACCCCTGCTGCCGCCGCCGCCACCAGCACCACCCCGTCTCTCGGTTTAGGAGGCAGTCTTTTTGGTCAGAAACCTACTACAGGATTCTCTTTTAACACACCTGCCTCAA GCGCTGCTGCACCCACTACAGGCCTTACATTAg GTGCCCCAGCTTCTACAGCTGCGTCCACTGGATTCAGCTTGGCCTTCAATAAGCCCACCGCCTCAGCGACACCCTTTTCCCTCACCACGGCTTCCACCTCCTCATCAGCCCCTGCAGGGTTATCATTTGGCTCTGTCCTGACGTCCACAGCTCcacagcagcctgcagcagcaGGCTTCACCCTCGGTCTTGGTGGCTcaacaaccaccacagcagCTGCCTCAACAGGCCCATCACTGGGTGCAAGTTGCTTCTCCAACACTTTGTCTACAG GTTTGGGTCAGACCACTCTTGGAGGCGGAGGCGGGTTAACGTTGGGTTCTCTTTTAGCTACCTCCACAGCAACATCAGCGGCACCTGCCCCCAGTATCGGCCTGGGCGGTGTCGACTTCAGCACTTCCTCTGAGAGCAAGAGCGACACATCATCTGGAGCCAATGCACA GGACAGTAAAGCTTTGAAAGATGAGAACCTGCCCCCAGTTATTTGTCAGGATGTCGAGAATTTCCA AAAATTTGTTAAAGACCAGAAACAGGTTCAAGAGGACATCAGTAGGATGTCATCAAAGGCCATTTCTAAAGTCCAGGATGACATCAAGAGCCTCAAACAGCTTCTCTCGGTCAGTGCCAGCGGGCTGCAGCGCCAAGCTCTCGCCATCGACAAGCTAAAGCTGGAGACAGCACAG GAGCTGAAAAATGCTGATATAGCACTGCGTACACAAAAGACTCCCCCTGGACTTCAGCATGAGAACACAGCTCCATCAGA TTATTTCCGTAGCCTGGTAGAGCAGTTTGaggtgcagctgcagcagtacCGACAGCAGATAGAAGAACTGGAGAACCACCTGACAACGCAGAGCAGTGGCTCCCACATCACTCCTCAGg ACCTGACCATGGCCATGCAGAAGTTGTACCAGACGTTTGTTGCGCAGGCTGCCCAGCTCCAGTCTGTCCATGAGAATGTCAAG attttgaAGCACCAGTACCTCTCCTACCGCCGGGCCTTCCTGGAAGACTCTACAGACGTCTTTGAGTCCAAACGGGCGTCGAACAGGAAGTGGCAGAATACGCCGCGAGTCACGACCGGACCCGCTCCGTTTTCCAGTGTGCCCAACGCTGCAGCGGTTGCCATGGCAGCCACGTTGACCCAGCAACAGCAGCCAACTCCAG GTTTTGGTGGTGGGCCAGGATTTGGTGGGGTGGGAACTGGGGGGTCTTCTTTTGCCTTCTCCTCCGCCAGTAAGCCCACAGGAGGCAGTCTGAGTGCAG GTTTcggtagcagcagcagctcaggctTTAACTTCAGTAACCCCGGCCTCAACCCCTCAGCCGGCCTGACATTTGGCGTGTCTAACCCAACTGCGGCAGGCTTCGGCACGGCGCCCCTTCTCCAGCTCAAGAAGCCCCCTGCTGGTAATAAAAGGGGCAAGAGATag
- the nup58 gene encoding nucleoporin p58/p45 isoform X1 produces the protein MSGFNFGSGTLGASSTGGGFSFGGAASAPAANTGGFSIGTALGTAAATPAAAAATSTTPSLGLGGSLFGQKPTTGFSFNTPASSAAAPTTGLTLGAPASTAASTGFSLAFNKPTASATPFSLTTASTSSSAPAGLSFGSVLTSTAPQQPAAAGFTLGLGGSTTTTAAASTGPSLGASCFSNTLSTGLGQTTLGGGGGLTLGSLLATSTATSAAPAPSIGLGGVDFSTSSESKSDTSSGANAQDSKALKDENLPPVICQDVENFQKFVKDQKQVQEDISRMSSKAISKVQDDIKSLKQLLSVSASGLQRQALAIDKLKLETAQELKNADIALRTQKTPPGLQHENTAPSDYFRSLVEQFEVQLQQYRQQIEELENHLTTQSSGSHITPQDLTMAMQKLYQTFVAQAAQLQSVHENVKILKHQYLSYRRAFLEDSTDVFESKRASNRKWQNTPRVTTGPAPFSSVPNAAAVAMAATLTQQQQPTPGTQAPLGAGFGNPFASAVGTSLGSSTLGGFGGGPGFGGVGTGGSSFAFSSASKPTGGSLSAGFGSSSSSGFNFSNPGLNPSAGLTFGVSNPTAAGFGTAPLLQLKKPPAGNKRGKR, from the exons ATGTCCGGCTTTAACTTTGGATCAGGGACTCTTGGAGCCTCCAGCACCGGTGGGGGATTCTCATTTGGGGGCGCAGCCAG TGCGCCTGCAGCCAACACTGGTGGCTTCTCTATCGGGACTGCTCTAGGCACAGCAGCTGCAACCCCTGCTGCCGCCGCCGCCACCAGCACCACCCCGTCTCTCGGTTTAGGAGGCAGTCTTTTTGGTCAGAAACCTACTACAGGATTCTCTTTTAACACACCTGCCTCAA GCGCTGCTGCACCCACTACAGGCCTTACATTAg GTGCCCCAGCTTCTACAGCTGCGTCCACTGGATTCAGCTTGGCCTTCAATAAGCCCACCGCCTCAGCGACACCCTTTTCCCTCACCACGGCTTCCACCTCCTCATCAGCCCCTGCAGGGTTATCATTTGGCTCTGTCCTGACGTCCACAGCTCcacagcagcctgcagcagcaGGCTTCACCCTCGGTCTTGGTGGCTcaacaaccaccacagcagCTGCCTCAACAGGCCCATCACTGGGTGCAAGTTGCTTCTCCAACACTTTGTCTACAG GTTTGGGTCAGACCACTCTTGGAGGCGGAGGCGGGTTAACGTTGGGTTCTCTTTTAGCTACCTCCACAGCAACATCAGCGGCACCTGCCCCCAGTATCGGCCTGGGCGGTGTCGACTTCAGCACTTCCTCTGAGAGCAAGAGCGACACATCATCTGGAGCCAATGCACA GGACAGTAAAGCTTTGAAAGATGAGAACCTGCCCCCAGTTATTTGTCAGGATGTCGAGAATTTCCA AAAATTTGTTAAAGACCAGAAACAGGTTCAAGAGGACATCAGTAGGATGTCATCAAAGGCCATTTCTAAAGTCCAGGATGACATCAAGAGCCTCAAACAGCTTCTCTCGGTCAGTGCCAGCGGGCTGCAGCGCCAAGCTCTCGCCATCGACAAGCTAAAGCTGGAGACAGCACAG GAGCTGAAAAATGCTGATATAGCACTGCGTACACAAAAGACTCCCCCTGGACTTCAGCATGAGAACACAGCTCCATCAGA TTATTTCCGTAGCCTGGTAGAGCAGTTTGaggtgcagctgcagcagtacCGACAGCAGATAGAAGAACTGGAGAACCACCTGACAACGCAGAGCAGTGGCTCCCACATCACTCCTCAGg ACCTGACCATGGCCATGCAGAAGTTGTACCAGACGTTTGTTGCGCAGGCTGCCCAGCTCCAGTCTGTCCATGAGAATGTCAAG attttgaAGCACCAGTACCTCTCCTACCGCCGGGCCTTCCTGGAAGACTCTACAGACGTCTTTGAGTCCAAACGGGCGTCGAACAGGAAGTGGCAGAATACGCCGCGAGTCACGACCGGACCCGCTCCGTTTTCCAGTGTGCCCAACGCTGCAGCGGTTGCCATGGCAGCCACGTTGACCCAGCAACAGCAGCCAACTCCAG GGACCCAGGCACCCTTGGGGGCAGGGTTTGGAAACCCCTTTGCCTCGGCAGTGGGCACTAGCTTGGGCTCTTCTACCCTTGGAG GTTTTGGTGGTGGGCCAGGATTTGGTGGGGTGGGAACTGGGGGGTCTTCTTTTGCCTTCTCCTCCGCCAGTAAGCCCACAGGAGGCAGTCTGAGTGCAG GTTTcggtagcagcagcagctcaggctTTAACTTCAGTAACCCCGGCCTCAACCCCTCAGCCGGCCTGACATTTGGCGTGTCTAACCCAACTGCGGCAGGCTTCGGCACGGCGCCCCTTCTCCAGCTCAAGAAGCCCCCTGCTGGTAATAAAAGGGGCAAGAGATag
- the nup58 gene encoding nucleoporin p58/p45 isoform X2, whose translation MSGFNFGSGTLGASSTGGGFSFGGAASAPAANTGGFSIGTALGTAAATPAAAAATSTTPSLGLGGSLFGAAAPTTGLTLGAPASTAASTGFSLAFNKPTASATPFSLTTASTSSSAPAGLSFGSVLTSTAPQQPAAAGFTLGLGGSTTTTAAASTGPSLGASCFSNTLSTGLGQTTLGGGGGLTLGSLLATSTATSAAPAPSIGLGGVDFSTSSESKSDTSSGANAQDSKALKDENLPPVICQDVENFQKFVKDQKQVQEDISRMSSKAISKVQDDIKSLKQLLSVSASGLQRQALAIDKLKLETAQELKNADIALRTQKTPPGLQHENTAPSDYFRSLVEQFEVQLQQYRQQIEELENHLTTQSSGSHITPQDLTMAMQKLYQTFVAQAAQLQSVHENVKILKHQYLSYRRAFLEDSTDVFESKRASNRKWQNTPRVTTGPAPFSSVPNAAAVAMAATLTQQQQPTPGTQAPLGAGFGNPFASAVGTSLGSSTLGGFGGGPGFGGVGTGGSSFAFSSASKPTGGSLSAGFGSSSSSGFNFSNPGLNPSAGLTFGVSNPTAAGFGTAPLLQLKKPPAGNKRGKR comes from the exons ATGTCCGGCTTTAACTTTGGATCAGGGACTCTTGGAGCCTCCAGCACCGGTGGGGGATTCTCATTTGGGGGCGCAGCCAG TGCGCCTGCAGCCAACACTGGTGGCTTCTCTATCGGGACTGCTCTAGGCACAGCAGCTGCAACCCCTGCTGCCGCCGCCGCCACCAGCACCACCCCGTCTCTCGGTTTAGGAGGCAGTCTTTTTG GCGCTGCTGCACCCACTACAGGCCTTACATTAg GTGCCCCAGCTTCTACAGCTGCGTCCACTGGATTCAGCTTGGCCTTCAATAAGCCCACCGCCTCAGCGACACCCTTTTCCCTCACCACGGCTTCCACCTCCTCATCAGCCCCTGCAGGGTTATCATTTGGCTCTGTCCTGACGTCCACAGCTCcacagcagcctgcagcagcaGGCTTCACCCTCGGTCTTGGTGGCTcaacaaccaccacagcagCTGCCTCAACAGGCCCATCACTGGGTGCAAGTTGCTTCTCCAACACTTTGTCTACAG GTTTGGGTCAGACCACTCTTGGAGGCGGAGGCGGGTTAACGTTGGGTTCTCTTTTAGCTACCTCCACAGCAACATCAGCGGCACCTGCCCCCAGTATCGGCCTGGGCGGTGTCGACTTCAGCACTTCCTCTGAGAGCAAGAGCGACACATCATCTGGAGCCAATGCACA GGACAGTAAAGCTTTGAAAGATGAGAACCTGCCCCCAGTTATTTGTCAGGATGTCGAGAATTTCCA AAAATTTGTTAAAGACCAGAAACAGGTTCAAGAGGACATCAGTAGGATGTCATCAAAGGCCATTTCTAAAGTCCAGGATGACATCAAGAGCCTCAAACAGCTTCTCTCGGTCAGTGCCAGCGGGCTGCAGCGCCAAGCTCTCGCCATCGACAAGCTAAAGCTGGAGACAGCACAG GAGCTGAAAAATGCTGATATAGCACTGCGTACACAAAAGACTCCCCCTGGACTTCAGCATGAGAACACAGCTCCATCAGA TTATTTCCGTAGCCTGGTAGAGCAGTTTGaggtgcagctgcagcagtacCGACAGCAGATAGAAGAACTGGAGAACCACCTGACAACGCAGAGCAGTGGCTCCCACATCACTCCTCAGg ACCTGACCATGGCCATGCAGAAGTTGTACCAGACGTTTGTTGCGCAGGCTGCCCAGCTCCAGTCTGTCCATGAGAATGTCAAG attttgaAGCACCAGTACCTCTCCTACCGCCGGGCCTTCCTGGAAGACTCTACAGACGTCTTTGAGTCCAAACGGGCGTCGAACAGGAAGTGGCAGAATACGCCGCGAGTCACGACCGGACCCGCTCCGTTTTCCAGTGTGCCCAACGCTGCAGCGGTTGCCATGGCAGCCACGTTGACCCAGCAACAGCAGCCAACTCCAG GGACCCAGGCACCCTTGGGGGCAGGGTTTGGAAACCCCTTTGCCTCGGCAGTGGGCACTAGCTTGGGCTCTTCTACCCTTGGAG GTTTTGGTGGTGGGCCAGGATTTGGTGGGGTGGGAACTGGGGGGTCTTCTTTTGCCTTCTCCTCCGCCAGTAAGCCCACAGGAGGCAGTCTGAGTGCAG GTTTcggtagcagcagcagctcaggctTTAACTTCAGTAACCCCGGCCTCAACCCCTCAGCCGGCCTGACATTTGGCGTGTCTAACCCAACTGCGGCAGGCTTCGGCACGGCGCCCCTTCTCCAGCTCAAGAAGCCCCCTGCTGGTAATAAAAGGGGCAAGAGATag
- the mtmr6 gene encoding myotubularin-related protein 6 gives MEHIRTPKVEQVRLLDRFSNKSTHGTLYLTATHLIFVESSSNNSASAAQEIWILHHHIASVEKLSLTTTGCPLVIQCRNFRVVHFVVQRERDCHDIYSSLLRLLRPVSYEELYAFSYNPKQNDQQREEGWQLIDLGAEFERMGVPCDQWQLTDVNRDYKVCETYPRDLYVPITASKPIIVGSSKFRSKGRFPVLTYFYQEKKAAVCRCSQPLSGFSARCLEDESMLQAISKANHNSRFVYVMDTRPKLNALANRAAGKGYENEDNYSNIRFQFVGIENIHVMRASLQKLLEVIGTRSLSMSDHLVGLESSGWLRHIKAVVDAAIFLTKAVTVEGASVLVHCSDGWDRTAQVCSLGSLLMDPYYRTIKGFMVLIEKDWISFGHKFADRCDQLDGDPKEVSPIFTQFLECVWQLTEQFPQAFEFSEWFLLQIHEHVHSCQYGNFLGNNQRQREELQLRERTHSLWAYLMSEKQNYLNPFYSPAYSEAHPVLEPSTLPYHFKFWRNMYHQFDRSMHPRQSILKTILTLRENSRKAESTLQALENRLHQLGVTPVVTSDPPAPPPTRDQINSNALPPRPASLILGAPINHKEVQRQEEDDEQEEVGEEATESTDMERTVEGSSGTESRKQSYGELEGTYNTELAKEEPAVVSLEFGVARMTC, from the exons ATGGAGCATATCCGAACGCCGAAG GTGGAGCAGGTGCGACTGCTGGATCGCTTCAGCAACAAATCCACACATGGCACACTGTACCTCACAGCGACACATCTCATCTTCGTGGagagcagctccaacaactcaGCGTCTGCCGCACAGGAGATCTGG ATTTTGCATCACCACATAGCATCCGTGGAGAAGCTCTCCCTGACCACCACGGGCTGTCCTCTGGTCATCCAGTGTCGCAACTTCAGGGTGGTTCACTTTGTGGTACAGAGAGAACGAGACTGCCACGACATTTACAGCTCGCTGCTGCGTCTTCTACGGCCTG TATCCTATGAGGAGCTGTATGCATTTTCCTACAACCCCAAACAGAACGAccagcagagagaggaaggatGGCAACTCATCGACCTCGGGGCGGAGTTTGAGAGGATGGGCGTCCCTTGTGATCAATGGCAACTCACCGACGTCAACAGAGACTATAAG GTGTGTGAGACATATCCACGGGACCTGTACGTTCCCATCACAGCCAGTAAGCCTATCATTGTGGGGAGTTCCAAATTCAGAAGCAAAGGACGCTTTCCTGTACTCACATACTTCTACCAAGAAAAGAAG GCGGCAGTGTGTCGTTGCAGTCAGCCTCTCTCTGGATTCAGCGCGCGATGCTTAGAAGACGAGAGCATGCTACAGGCCATCAGCAAGGCCAATCACAACAGCCGATTTGTCTACGTCATGGATACTAGGCCAAAG TTGAATGCGCTGGCCAATCGAGCGGCAGGTAAAGGCTACGAGAACGAGGACAACTACTCCAACATCCGCTTCCAGTTTGTTGGAATTGAAAACATCCATGTCATGAGGGCCAGCCTGCAGAAACTGCTAGAAG TGATCGGGACTCGGTCTCTTTCCATGAGCGATCACCTGGTTGGCCTGGAGAGTAGCGGCTGGTTGCGGCATATCAAAGCTGTTGTAGACGCAGCTATCTTTCTCACCAAG GCTGTGACAGTCGAAGGAGCCAGTGTGTTGGTTCATTGTTCAGACGGATGGGACAGAACAGCCCAGGTGTGCTCACTGGGTTCGCTGCTTATGGATCCGTACTACCGCACCATCAAGGGCTTCATG GTACTGATAGAGAAAGACTGGATCTCGTTTGGCCACAAGTTTGCAGACAG GTGTGACCAGCTGGACGGGGATCCAAAGGAAGTGTCTCCTATCTTCACTCAGTTCCTGGAGTGTGTCTGGCAGCTGACAGAGCAGTTCCCACAG GCTTTTGAGTTCAGCGAGTGGTTCCTGCTGCAGATCCATGAACACGTCCACTCCTGTCAGTATGGGAACTTCCTTGGCAAcaatcagagacagagagaggaattGCA GCTGAGAGAGCGGACCCACTCACTGTGGGCATATCTAATGAGCGAAAAACAGAACTACTTGAATCCGTTCTACAGCCCTGCGTACTCCGAAGCGCACCCTGTGCTGGAGCCTTCCACTCTGCCCTACCATTTCAA GTTCTGGAGGAACATGTACCACCAGTTTGATCGGTCTATGCACCCACGTCAGTCCATCCTCAAAACCATTCTGACTCTGAGAGAGAACAGCCGCAAGGCAGAGAGCACATTGCAAGCACTGGAGAAC CGGCTCCACCAGCTCGGTGTGACCCCCGtcgtgacctctgacccccctGCACCTCCTCCCACCAGAGATCAGATCAACTCCAACGCCCTCCCGCCACGTCCCGCTTCCCTCATCCTGGGGGCTCCCATCAACCACAAAGAAGTGCAGCGACAGGAGGAGGACGACGAGCAGGAGGAGGTGGGCGAGGAGGCCACAGAGAGCACCGACATGGAGCGGACAGTAGAGGGCAGCAGCGGCACCGAGAGCAGGAAGCAGAGCTACGGAGAGCTGGAAGGGACATACAACACCGAGCTGGCAAAAGAGGAGCCAGCTGTTGTCAGCCTGGAGTTTGGAGTGGCACGCATGACCTGCTGA